Proteins from one Megalopta genalis isolate 19385.01 chromosome 1, iyMegGena1_principal, whole genome shotgun sequence genomic window:
- the Pex2 gene encoding peroxisomal biogenesis factor 2 isoform X3 — protein sequence MTASPYVSRINQIDAAQLDDEIYKVLRSQVKRITEYRPTDGIDRWQPEIDALLKFLMWKFSLYRGKSTFGQQLLNLHYENIDRAKSLFYLILTVAPAYARDKLEGSDRARRLAAILDRVANATKLLGFLNFLVFLHRGTQPRVVEYLLGISSRSTTTHKPRNIGYSYMTRELLWHGLMELFTVGLPLINFHYLKHAAKRLLTRGSRGNATTVRAAPKMTVATKCAYCGETPIMPMHAGCEHLFCYYCLTAHFTATNEFLCGECGAKLAVEDARNYEP from the coding sequence ATGACGGCGTCGCCGTACGTGTCGCGGATCAATCAGATCGACGCGGCCCAGCTGGACGACGAGATCTACAAGGTGCTGAGGAGCCAGGTAAAACGGATCACGGAGTACCGGCCGACGGACGGGATCGATCGATGGCAGCCGGAGATCGACGCGCTGCTCAAGTTCCTCATGTGGAAGTTCTCGCTGTACCGTGGAAAGTCGACCTTCGGCCAGCAGTTGCTGAACCTGCACTACGAGAACATCGACCGAGCTAAATCCCTCTTCTACTTGATCCTGACAGTGGCGCCGGCGTACGCGCGCGACAAGCTCGAAGGCAGCGACCGCGCGCGACGTCTCGCCGCGATCCTCGATCGCGTCGCGAACGCGACGAAGCTGCTCGGCTTCCTGAACTTCCTGGTGTTCCTGCACCGGGGCACGCAGCCCCGGGTCGTCGAGTACCTGCTGGGCATCTCGAGCCGTTCGACGACCACTCACAAGCCGAGGAACATCGGCTACTCGTACATGACCAGGGAGCTGCTCTGGCACGGCCTCATGGAGCTGTTCACCGTCGGCCTGCCCCTGATCAACTTCCACTACCTGAAGCACGCGGCGAAGAGGCTGCTGACGAGAGGTAGTCGCGGCAACGCGACGACGGTGCGAGCCGCCCCGAAGATGACCGTCGCCACGAAATGCGCGTACTGCGGCGAGACACCGATCATGCCGATGCACGCCGGCTGCGAGCATCTGTTCTGCTACTATTGTCTGACGGCGCATTTCACCGCCACCAACGAGTTCCTGTGCGGCGAATGCGGCGCGAAGCTGGCCGTCGAAGACGCGAGGAACTACGAGCCGTGA
- the Pex2 gene encoding peroxisomal biogenesis factor 2 isoform X2: MPPPLPTEDTRRPSKPRVPESTRLEPRRTIPRPTEPRIARSRRRSAGLERSRVSSPRLHAPRRSSRRSKRHPRSLNLASFASVLVRVISAARTTHRMHGARVSSFEESTRCQLTCSLDTTASIFPFDSAADKRSSRLESNSARVSGNQRGFACVGVPARSKMTASPYVSRINQIDAAQLDDEIYKVLRSQVKRITEYRPTDGIDRWQPEIDALLKFLMWKFSLYRGKSTFGQQLLNLHYENIDRAKSLFYLILTVAPAYARDKLEGSDRARRLAAILDRVANATKLLGFLNFLVFLHRGTQPRVVEYLLGISSRSTTTHKPRNIGYSYMTRELLWHGLMELFTVGLPLINFHYLKHAAKRLLTRGSRGNATTVRAAPKMTVATKCAYCGETPIMPMHAGCEHLFCYYCLTAHFTATNEFLCGECGAKLAVEDARNYEP; encoded by the exons ATGCCTCCTCCGCTTCCTACAGAGGACACCCGTCGACCGTCGAAGCCCCGAGTCCCCGAGTCGACTCGGCTCGAGCCGCGCCGAACGATCCCGAGACCGACCGAGCCCCGAATCGCTCGGTCTCGCCGCCGCTCGGCCGGCCTCGAGCGTTCTCGCGTCTCTTCGCCGCGCCTCCACGCTCCTCGGCGATCCTCGCGCCGCTCGAAGCGCCATCCTCGTTCCCTTAACCTAGCTTCCTTCGCTTCAGTTCTCGTTCGCGTTATCTCCGCCGCACGAACGACCCATCGAATGCACGGCGCCCGCGTGTCATCCTTCGAGGAATCGACCCGTTGCCAGCTAACGTGCTCTCTCGATACGACTGCATCGATTTTTCCCTTCGATTCGGCCGCCGACAAACGCAG CTCCCGTCTCGAATCAAACTCTGCCCGGGTCTCTGGTAACCAACGAGGATTCGCGTGCGTCGGTGTTCCAGCAAGGTCGAAGATGACGGCGTCGCCGTACGTGTCGCGGATCAATCAGATCGACGCGGCCCAGCTGGACGACGAGATCTACAAGGTGCTGAGGAGCCAGGTAAAACGGATCACGGAGTACCGGCCGACGGACGGGATCGATCGATGGCAGCCGGAGATCGACGCGCTGCTCAAGTTCCTCATGTGGAAGTTCTCGCTGTACCGTGGAAAGTCGACCTTCGGCCAGCAGTTGCTGAACCTGCACTACGAGAACATCGACCGAGCTAAATCCCTCTTCTACTTGATCCTGACAGTGGCGCCGGCGTACGCGCGCGACAAGCTCGAAGGCAGCGACCGCGCGCGACGTCTCGCCGCGATCCTCGATCGCGTCGCGAACGCGACGAAGCTGCTCGGCTTCCTGAACTTCCTGGTGTTCCTGCACCGGGGCACGCAGCCCCGGGTCGTCGAGTACCTGCTGGGCATCTCGAGCCGTTCGACGACCACTCACAAGCCGAGGAACATCGGCTACTCGTACATGACCAGGGAGCTGCTCTGGCACGGCCTCATGGAGCTGTTCACCGTCGGCCTGCCCCTGATCAACTTCCACTACCTGAAGCACGCGGCGAAGAGGCTGCTGACGAGAGGTAGTCGCGGCAACGCGACGACGGTGCGAGCCGCCCCGAAGATGACCGTCGCCACGAAATGCGCGTACTGCGGCGAGACACCGATCATGCCGATGCACGCCGGCTGCGAGCATCTGTTCTGCTACTATTGTCTGACGGCGCATTTCACCGCCACCAACGAGTTCCTGTGCGGCGAATGCGGCGCGAAGCTGGCCGTCGAAGACGCGAGGAACTACGAGCCGTGA
- the Pex2 gene encoding peroxisomal biogenesis factor 2 isoform X1, which produces MPPPLPTEDTRRPSKPRVPESTRLEPRRTIPRPTEPRIARSRRRSAGLERSRVSSPRLHAPRRSSRRSKRHPRSLNLASFASVLVRVISAARTTHRMHGARVSSFEESTRCQLTCSLDTTASIFPFDSAADKRSTSVHIISSSRLESNSARVSGNQRGFACVGVPARSKMTASPYVSRINQIDAAQLDDEIYKVLRSQVKRITEYRPTDGIDRWQPEIDALLKFLMWKFSLYRGKSTFGQQLLNLHYENIDRAKSLFYLILTVAPAYARDKLEGSDRARRLAAILDRVANATKLLGFLNFLVFLHRGTQPRVVEYLLGISSRSTTTHKPRNIGYSYMTRELLWHGLMELFTVGLPLINFHYLKHAAKRLLTRGSRGNATTVRAAPKMTVATKCAYCGETPIMPMHAGCEHLFCYYCLTAHFTATNEFLCGECGAKLAVEDARNYEP; this is translated from the exons ATGCCTCCTCCGCTTCCTACAGAGGACACCCGTCGACCGTCGAAGCCCCGAGTCCCCGAGTCGACTCGGCTCGAGCCGCGCCGAACGATCCCGAGACCGACCGAGCCCCGAATCGCTCGGTCTCGCCGCCGCTCGGCCGGCCTCGAGCGTTCTCGCGTCTCTTCGCCGCGCCTCCACGCTCCTCGGCGATCCTCGCGCCGCTCGAAGCGCCATCCTCGTTCCCTTAACCTAGCTTCCTTCGCTTCAGTTCTCGTTCGCGTTATCTCCGCCGCACGAACGACCCATCGAATGCACGGCGCCCGCGTGTCATCCTTCGAGGAATCGACCCGTTGCCAGCTAACGTGCTCTCTCGATACGACTGCATCGATTTTTCCCTTCGATTCGGCCGCCGACAAACGCAG CACCTCGGTGCACATTATTTCCAGCTCCCGTCTCGAATCAAACTCTGCCCGGGTCTCTGGTAACCAACGAGGATTCGCGTGCGTCGGTGTTCCAGCAAGGTCGAAGATGACGGCGTCGCCGTACGTGTCGCGGATCAATCAGATCGACGCGGCCCAGCTGGACGACGAGATCTACAAGGTGCTGAGGAGCCAGGTAAAACGGATCACGGAGTACCGGCCGACGGACGGGATCGATCGATGGCAGCCGGAGATCGACGCGCTGCTCAAGTTCCTCATGTGGAAGTTCTCGCTGTACCGTGGAAAGTCGACCTTCGGCCAGCAGTTGCTGAACCTGCACTACGAGAACATCGACCGAGCTAAATCCCTCTTCTACTTGATCCTGACAGTGGCGCCGGCGTACGCGCGCGACAAGCTCGAAGGCAGCGACCGCGCGCGACGTCTCGCCGCGATCCTCGATCGCGTCGCGAACGCGACGAAGCTGCTCGGCTTCCTGAACTTCCTGGTGTTCCTGCACCGGGGCACGCAGCCCCGGGTCGTCGAGTACCTGCTGGGCATCTCGAGCCGTTCGACGACCACTCACAAGCCGAGGAACATCGGCTACTCGTACATGACCAGGGAGCTGCTCTGGCACGGCCTCATGGAGCTGTTCACCGTCGGCCTGCCCCTGATCAACTTCCACTACCTGAAGCACGCGGCGAAGAGGCTGCTGACGAGAGGTAGTCGCGGCAACGCGACGACGGTGCGAGCCGCCCCGAAGATGACCGTCGCCACGAAATGCGCGTACTGCGGCGAGACACCGATCATGCCGATGCACGCCGGCTGCGAGCATCTGTTCTGCTACTATTGTCTGACGGCGCATTTCACCGCCACCAACGAGTTCCTGTGCGGCGAATGCGGCGCGAAGCTGGCCGTCGAAGACGCGAGGAACTACGAGCCGTGA